One genomic segment of Rhodohalobacter mucosus includes these proteins:
- a CDS encoding cold-shock protein has translation METREVGTVKWFHNGKGYGFITRDGGEDVFVHYSEIQSDGFRKLTEGQKVEFTIAEGDKGLQAKEVIEIQ, from the coding sequence ATGGAAACTCGAGAAGTTGGAACTGTAAAATGGTTTCACAATGGTAAAGGGTACGGTTTTATCACAAGAGATGGTGGTGAAGACGTATTTGTTCACTACTCAGAAATTCAATCTGATGGATTTCGAAAACTGACGGAAGGTCAGAAAGTGGAGTTCACTATTGCAGAAGGTGATAAAGGACTTCAGGCTAAGGAAGTCATTGAAATTCAATAA
- a CDS encoding sodium-dependent transporter, which yields MVKKIDMPDKVTSTERFSTKWGLILSVLGIAVGTGNIWRFPRIAAENGGETGAGAFLIAWVTFLFIWSIPLIIAEYGIGRNGRKGVIGSFIKMTSEKFAWMGSFIGFVATAIMFYYSVVAGWCLYYLIESVFSTLPENVEQANMVWEGFQGSMLPSVFHLIMITCGGLIIIKGVKSIERINLILIPSLLLVLVISLIKALTLPGSSAGIVYLFTPDWATLKEPGLWLEALTQNAWDTGAAWGLILTYGAYMRKKDDIAISAFQTGIGNNMVSLMAAVIIFSTVFGTLGGMNMSDGQILDVMRDSGPASTGLTFMWMPQLFQEMAGGKIFAILFFLGLTFAAFSSLISMIELATKVFVDMGITRKKATIAVCTAGFMFGLPSAVSLDFFANQDFVWGVGLMASGGLISFAVIQFGADKFRNTLVNNEESRFKLGRWWVFIIKYVVPVQVITLLAWWIYLSATSFAPDTWYNPLSPFSVATVLVQWGIVVVLFKIYNRRIAQKTILN from the coding sequence GTGGTAAAAAAAATTGACATGCCGGATAAAGTAACAAGTACTGAACGCTTCAGTACCAAATGGGGACTCATATTAAGTGTGCTGGGTATTGCGGTTGGTACCGGCAATATCTGGAGATTTCCCAGAATAGCGGCAGAGAATGGCGGAGAAACGGGCGCAGGAGCCTTTTTAATCGCCTGGGTTACTTTTCTTTTTATCTGGTCGATACCGCTCATTATAGCGGAGTACGGTATCGGCAGGAACGGCCGAAAAGGTGTTATCGGGTCGTTCATTAAAATGACCAGTGAAAAGTTTGCCTGGATGGGCTCGTTTATCGGCTTTGTTGCCACAGCCATTATGTTTTACTACAGTGTGGTTGCCGGCTGGTGTCTCTACTACCTTATCGAATCTGTTTTTTCAACACTGCCGGAGAACGTCGAACAGGCGAACATGGTGTGGGAAGGATTCCAGGGATCGATGCTTCCATCCGTTTTTCACCTGATCATGATTACCTGCGGCGGACTGATAATCATAAAAGGCGTAAAAAGCATTGAACGAATCAATCTGATTTTGATTCCATCGCTTCTGCTGGTGCTTGTTATTTCACTCATTAAAGCGCTCACCCTTCCCGGTAGCTCAGCGGGCATTGTCTATCTTTTTACACCCGACTGGGCAACGCTGAAGGAACCCGGTCTGTGGCTCGAAGCTTTGACACAAAACGCATGGGATACAGGTGCCGCCTGGGGTTTGATCCTCACCTATGGTGCGTACATGCGCAAAAAGGATGATATTGCGATCAGCGCATTTCAGACAGGAATCGGGAACAATATGGTGTCGCTGATGGCGGCGGTTATCATTTTCTCCACGGTGTTTGGTACACTTGGGGGCATGAATATGAGCGATGGGCAGATTCTGGATGTGATGCGCGATTCGGGCCCTGCTTCAACGGGGCTGACCTTTATGTGGATGCCACAGCTATTTCAGGAAATGGCTGGCGGTAAAATCTTTGCCATTCTATTCTTTTTGGGACTCACGTTTGCGGCCTTCAGTTCTCTTATTTCCATGATTGAGCTTGCCACAAAAGTTTTTGTTGATATGGGAATAACCAGAAAAAAAGCGACCATAGCTGTATGCACGGCCGGTTTTATGTTTGGTCTTCCATCTGCGGTTTCACTCGATTTCTTTGCCAATCAGGATTTTGTGTGGGGCGTAGGCCTGATGGCATCGGGCGGACTTATCTCTTTTGCCGTTATTCAGTTTGGTGCCGACAAATTCAGAAATACGCTGGTCAACAACGAGGAGAGCCGGTTCAAACTTGGCCGGTGGTGGGTTTTTATCATCAAATATGTGGTGCCCGTACAGGTAATCACGCTTCTGGCATGGTGGATTTATCTGAGTGCCACCAGTTTTGCTCCCGATACCTGGTATAATCCGTTAAGCCCGTTTTCGGTTGCTACGGTACTCGTTCAGTGGGGTATTGTGGTTGTTCTCTTTAAAATTTACAACCGCAGAATCGCTCAGAAAACAATTCTGAATTGA
- a CDS encoding PH domain-containing protein: MMEKGSQTSRQRAQLLHEAKFDERLKTYVLLSAAIVMLATVVGIILIPFWLILGRIYVNRYFENLECKLTTRSLHFKKGLWFTTEKTIPLDKIQDLTFKEGPILRYLGLSRIMIETAGNAAQGVTDMSLIGIISAREFREMVLDQRDEITDKDSRALAAAGSSSSFPQSNAPDEMVSLLREMNETLKRIESKT, translated from the coding sequence ATGATGGAAAAGGGTTCTCAAACTTCACGACAACGCGCACAACTGCTTCATGAGGCAAAATTTGATGAGCGGCTCAAAACCTACGTATTGCTCTCTGCTGCAATTGTGATGCTGGCTACGGTTGTTGGGATTATTCTGATCCCGTTTTGGCTCATATTGGGTAGAATTTACGTAAACCGCTATTTTGAGAACCTGGAATGCAAGCTTACCACCCGGTCTCTACATTTTAAAAAAGGTTTATGGTTTACAACCGAGAAAACCATACCCCTCGACAAAATTCAGGACCTTACCTTTAAGGAAGGCCCCATACTGCGTTATCTGGGCTTGAGCAGAATCATGATTGAAACAGCCGGAAATGCCGCCCAGGGCGTCACGGATATGTCTCTGATAGGAATTATCTCTGCCAGGGAATTTCGCGAAATGGTGCTGGACCAGCGGGATGAGATTACGGATAAAGACAGCCGCGCACTCGCGGCGGCGGGATCTTCCTCATCGTTTCCGCAGTCGAATGCACCCGACGAAATGGTCAGCCTTCTAAGGGAGATGAACGAGACGCTGAAAAGAATAGAGTCCAAAACCTAG
- a CDS encoding DoxX family membrane protein — translation MKLFAFLDPLITNWMARYGIRFLRYSIGILYIWFGALKFFPGLSPAEQLAVSTIEVLTFGTVPSGAALIALAVFEVFIGLLMLYGRQLRLTILLLLFQMAGTLSPIVLFPDIVFTRIPFGLTIEGQYIFKNFIIISSAIVIGATVRGGRLIPDPGS, via the coding sequence ATGAAGCTTTTTGCCTTTCTGGATCCGCTTATTACAAACTGGATGGCCCGGTACGGCATTCGCTTTCTTCGTTATAGTATCGGGATACTCTATATCTGGTTCGGTGCGCTCAAATTCTTTCCCGGACTGAGCCCCGCAGAGCAGCTGGCAGTTTCAACGATTGAAGTCCTCACCTTTGGAACGGTGCCATCCGGTGCAGCCCTTATTGCACTGGCTGTATTTGAAGTATTCATCGGGCTTTTAATGCTCTACGGACGGCAGCTCAGGCTCACCATTCTTCTCCTATTGTTCCAGATGGCGGGCACACTTAGTCCGATTGTCCTTTTCCCGGATATCGTATTTACCCGGATACCATTCGGCCTTACCATTGAAGGGCAGTACATTTTTAAAAACTTCATCATTATCAGCTCTGCAATCGTGATTGGGGCAACCGTTCGGGGTGGCAGGCTCATACCCGATCCAGGTTCCTGA
- the msrB gene encoding peptide-methionine (R)-S-oxide reductase MsrB: MKTILTTLIFGLLTACAANEAETPDIPASEAAFETQDQHSHLDHLTYEIAMADTSNDKKVTRTEEEWRELLTSEEFRILRKKGTEIPWANKYNSHYEEGVYVCKACGQPLFHSETKYNSRSGWPSFYAPIREEAVGEKEDNSFFMTRTETICSRCESHLGHVFEDGPEPTGLRYCMNSAALKFIPKEESE; this comes from the coding sequence ATGAAAACGATACTTACAACACTGATTTTTGGATTACTGACAGCATGTGCAGCCAATGAAGCTGAAACTCCCGATATTCCCGCTTCTGAAGCAGCATTTGAGACTCAGGATCAGCACAGTCATCTGGATCATTTAACCTACGAAATTGCTATGGCAGATACGTCGAACGATAAAAAAGTGACGCGAACCGAAGAAGAGTGGAGAGAACTTCTCACATCAGAGGAGTTCAGGATACTTAGAAAAAAAGGCACCGAAATTCCCTGGGCCAATAAATACAACAGCCACTACGAGGAGGGCGTATATGTATGCAAAGCATGCGGACAGCCGCTTTTCCATTCGGAGACGAAGTATAACAGCCGGAGCGGTTGGCCCAGCTTTTATGCACCTATCCGGGAAGAGGCAGTGGGTGAAAAAGAGGATAACAGCTTTTTCATGACACGGACGGAAACAATCTGCAGCCGCTGCGAATCCCACCTGGGGCATGTTTTTGAAGACGGACCAGAACCCACAGGCCTGCGATACTGCATGAACTCCGCTGCACTGAAATTCATACCGAAAGAAGAGTCGGAATAA
- a CDS encoding acyloxyacyl hydrolase, with translation MILKCAVHFCCLIIITFLFSVKTSAQTQEGQSSPEELFRPAFGITGNYSPNSFKAWGKVRNTRQSQIMLSYQHTKVTLGKVPVRISTDLIVSSWIRYPIDGANGPRENVFGLGLIPANFDIPLSKKTSGLFLTASAGFLVFDRVFPTVTGTRFNYMLAAGIGYRYQAGENMALQGGYKLKHLSNGNTGETNPGIDSQNIFVGILFTL, from the coding sequence GTGATTTTGAAGTGTGCTGTTCATTTTTGCTGCCTGATTATCATTACATTTCTTTTTTCGGTTAAAACAAGCGCACAAACTCAGGAAGGTCAGAGTTCGCCGGAAGAGCTGTTCCGGCCTGCTTTCGGTATAACCGGAAATTATTCGCCCAACTCCTTCAAAGCCTGGGGTAAAGTGCGAAATACTCGTCAGTCTCAGATCATGCTATCCTACCAGCACACAAAAGTGACCCTGGGAAAGGTGCCGGTACGTATCTCAACCGACCTGATTGTGTCGAGCTGGATCCGCTATCCAATTGACGGAGCAAACGGGCCAAGAGAGAATGTGTTCGGACTGGGGTTAATCCCAGCCAATTTTGATATTCCGCTCTCAAAAAAAACCAGCGGCCTATTTTTAACTGCTTCAGCCGGCTTTCTGGTGTTCGACAGGGTATTTCCCACAGTTACCGGTACAAGGTTTAATTATATGCTGGCTGCTGGAATAGGTTATCGGTATCAGGCAGGCGAGAACATGGCGCTTCAAGGCGGCTACAAGCTGAAGCATCTTTCGAATGGCAATACGGGAGAAACAAATCCCGGCATTGATTCACAGAATATTTTTGTCGGAATCCTGTTTACACTATAG